A genome region from Carya illinoinensis cultivar Pawnee chromosome 2, C.illinoinensisPawnee_v1, whole genome shotgun sequence includes the following:
- the LOC122300100 gene encoding BTB/POZ domain-containing protein At3g03510: protein MLSGQTGGSSRLLKPTAASQDVQLLELLAARSAKISEILKESSQEGLSHFLQDMPAAAKTFDLIIKFCYGYELDMSTENVVPVTCLAFHLKMTESHSRNNLLHKALAFLEQRVLPSWNETIKALCTVENIYKQVVNYGLVDACIESLVAKALVDPSLLGEPIKNSICADFMEDADIVYRTDARRRLFDLERQSEDLTVLPLLLYESIILAMNKRVVPPKNVAVSLSAYAKKWVSSISTGREKMSSYKRNSEREVIEAVERLLSHERGILSCTVLFDMLRSAIILEASSDCINGFEVRIGKQLEEATVKDLFIPFQGNAKEDIECLREILKIFYGNYTHSNLSGLIAVAELMEEFLAEVSSNIDLKPEEFVSLADILIAASLVTQRRSDGIYRAIDIYLRNHRYLTESEREEVCLVLDCQKMSPEAREHAARNERLPLRVVVQVLFVGQLQLRDTILGETHDSGNKLRKEVGGDDLEKLDCGEEQVRNEMEKMNHKVMELERECCMMRKEIESGCSQSVKKEKVGMWREMKRKFGCTTSMHDYNCQIKKKKVHPK from the exons ATGTTGAGCGGACAGACAGGTGGATCGTCTAG GTTGTTGAAGCCTACAGCAGCTTCCCAAGATGTGCAGCTTCTT GAACTTCTGGCTGCAAGATCAGCAAAAATATCTGAAATACTCAAAGAGAGCTCCCAGGAGGGTCTCTCTCATTTCCTCCAAGACATGCCAGCTGCAGCAAAGACTTTTGATCTTATCATCAAATTCTGCTATGGGTATGAACTGGACATGTCCACTGAGAATGTTGTACCAGTCACTTGCCTTGCTTTTCACTTAAAGATGACTGAAAGTCATAGCAGAAATAATCTTTTACACAAGGCGCTTGCTTTCTTAGAACAAAGAGTCCTCCCTAGCTGGAATGAAACAATTAAGGCTCTCTGTACCGtggaaaacatatataagcaaGTTGTCAATTATGGCTTGGTAGACGCCTGTATAGAGTCTCTGGTTGCGAAGGCATTGGTAGATCCTAGCCTTCTCGGTGAACCAATCAAGAATTCGATCTGTGCTGATTTTATGGAGGATGCTGACATTGTCTATAGGACAGATGCAAGGCGAAGGCTCTTTGATCTTGAAAGGCAGTCAGAGGATTTGACAGTGCTGCCTCTCCTACTTTATGAGTCTATCATTCTTGCAATGAATAAACGTGTTGTCCCACCAAAGAATGTGGCTGTATCCCTCTCTGCATATGCAAAGAAGTGGGTTTCATCCATCTCCACTGGGAGGGAAAAAATGTCAAGTTATAAGAGGAATTCTGAGAGGGAAGTCATTGAAGCTGTGGAAAGGCTTTTATCTCATGAGAGAGGAATCCTTTCTTGCACGGTATTGTTTGACATGCTGCGATCTGCAATAATTTTGGAAGCAAGCTCTGACTGCATAAATGGTTTTGAGGTCCGGATTGGAAAACAACTAGAGGAGGCCACCGTCAAAGACCTCTTTATACCTTTTCAAGGAAACGCTAAGGAAGATATTGAGTGCTTGAGGGAGATACTGAAAATTTTCTATGGAAACTACACTCATTCCAACCTATCAGGATTAATTGCAGTGGCAGAACTCATGGAGGAATTCTTGGCAGAGGTTTCGAGTAACATAGATTTGAAGCCAGAGGAATTTGTTTCATTAGCAGATATATTAATTGCAGCATCGCTGGTAACTCAAAGAAGATCTGATGGAATTTATAGAGCTATTGACATCTACTTGCGCAATCATAGATACCTGACTGaatcagagagagaggaagTGTGCCTAGTGCTGGATTGCCAAAAGATGTCACCTGAAGCTCGTGAGCATGCAGCCAGAAATGAACGATTGCCATTAAGGGTGGTAGTGCAGGTTTTGTTTGTGGGGCAGCTGCAGCTGCGCGACACAATCTTGGGGGAGACACATGATTCTGGCAACAAATTGAGAAAGGAGGTGGGAGGGGATGATCTAGAGAAGCTGGATTGTGGTGAGGAACAAGTGAGGAATGAAATGGAGAAAATGAACCACAAGGTGATGGAGCTAGAGAGGGAATGCTGTATGATGAGGAAAGAGATCGAGAGTGGTTGCAGCCAAAGTGTCAAAAAAGAGAAAGTTGGCATGTGGAGAGAAATGAAGAGGAAGTTCGGGTGCACCACTAGCATGCACGACTATAACTgccaaataaagaagaaaaaggttCATCCAAAATAA